A stretch of Oncorhynchus mykiss isolate Arlee chromosome 26, USDA_OmykA_1.1, whole genome shotgun sequence DNA encodes these proteins:
- the LOC118944459 gene encoding gamma-tubulin complex component 4-like, whose translation MIHELLLALSGYPGTIFTWNKRTGLQVSQDLPFLHPSETSVLNRLCKLGSDYIRFTEFIEQHTGHVHQQEHHSIQTNQAGLNGVYLRAFCTGLDSMLQPYRQALLDLEQEFLGDPHLSISHVNYMLDQFQLLFPSVMVVVETIKSQKIHGCQILETVYKHSCGGLPPVRMALEKILAVCHGVMYKQLAAWMLHGLLLDQSEEFYVKQGPSAGGAAANQEEDEEDLGIGGLSGKQLKELQDLRLIEEENMLAPSLQQFSLRAEMLPSYVPIRVAEKILFVGESVQMFENHNHSPSRAGSILKHQEDMFATELHRLKQQPFFSLVDFENLIDGIRSTVAEHLWTLMVEESDLLGQLKIIKDFYLLGRGELYQVFIDHAQHMLKTPPTAVTEHDVNVAFQQAAHKVLLDDDNLLPLLHLTIDYQGKESKDVTGTREGATPPQESSPREVPPTGWAALGLAYKVQWPLHILFTPAVLEKYNVIFRYLLSVRRVQSELQHCWALQMQRKHLKSNQTDAVKWRLRNHMAFLVDNLQYYLQVDVLESQFSQLLQQINSTRDFESIRLAHDHFLSNLLAQSFILLKPVFHCLNEILELCHNFCSLVSQNVAPLDERGTAQLDILVKGFSRQSFLLFKILSGVRNHQINSDLAQLLLRLDYNKYYTQSGGTLGSF comes from the exons ATGATTCACGAGCTCTTGTTGGCGTTAAGTGGATACCCTGGGACTATATTCACATGGAACAAACGGACAGGTTTACAG GTCTCCCAGGACCTGCCCTTTCTCCATCCCAGTGAGACCAGTGTCCTGAACCGCCTCTGCAAACTGGGATCCGATTACATTCGCTTCACAGAGTTCATAGAGCAACACACAGGCCATGTCCACCAGCAG GAGCACCACTCCATTCAGACAAACCAGGCCGGACTCAATGGGGTTTACCTGCGGGCTTTCTGCACGGGACTGGACTCCATGCTACAGCCTTATAGACAGGCTCTCCTGGACCTCGAACAAGAG TTTCTTGGCGACCCGCATCTCTCCATTTCTCATGTGAATTATATGTTGGATCAG TTTCAGTTGCTGTTTCCCtctgttatggtggtggtggagacAATAAAGTCCCAGAAG ATCCACGGCTGTCAGATCCTGGAGACGGTGTACAAGCACAGCTGTGGAGGTCTGCCCCCTGTTCGCATGGCCCTGGAGAA GATCCTGGCGGTGTGCCACGGGGTGATGTACAAGCAGCTGGCGGCGTGGATGCTGCACGGTCTGCTGCTGGACCAGAGTGAGGAGTTCTATGTGAAGCAGGGGCCCAGCGCTGGAGGGGCCGCCGCCAAccaggaggaggacgaggaggacctGGGGATTGGAGGCCTCAGCGGTAAACAGCTGAAAGAACTACAGGACCTG AGGCTGATAGAGGAAGAGAACATGCTGGCTCCGTCCCTGCAGCAGTTCTCTCTGCGGGCTGAGATGCTGCCCTCCTACGTCCCCATCCGCGTGGCTGAGAAGATCCTCTTCGTGGGGGAGTCCGTCCAGATGTTTGAGAACCACAACCACAGCCCGTCCAGAGCTG gCTCTATACTGAAGCACCAGGAGGACATGTTTGCAACAGAGCTGCACCGTCTCAAACAGCAGCCCTTCTTCAGCCTAGTGGACTTTGAGAACCTCATAGACGGCATCCGCAGCACCGTGGCAGAG CACCTGTGGACATTAATGGTGGAGGAATCTGATCTCCTGGGGCAACTGAAG ATCATAAAGGACTTTTACCTGTTGGGCCGTGGCGAGCTGTACCAGGTGTTCATTGACCACGCTCAGCACATGCTCAAGACCCCGCCCACGGCTGTCACTGAACACG ACGTAAATGTGGCCTTTCAGCAGGCTGCCCACAAGGTGTTGTTGGACGACGACAACCTCCTGCCTCTCCTGCACCTCACCATCGACTACCAGGGGAAGGAGAGCAAAG ATGTCACAGGGACCAGGGAAGGGGCCACTCCCCCACAGGAGTCCTCCCCCAGGGAGGTGCCCCCTACGGGCTGGGCTGCTCTGGGCTTGGCCTACAAGGTCCAGTGGCCCCTGCACATCCTCTTCACCCCTGCCGTTCTGGAGAA GTATAATGTGATATTTCGTTACCTGCTGAGTGTGCGGCGGGTGCAGTCTGAGCTGCAGCACTGCTGGGCTTTACAGATGCAGAGGAAACACCTCAAATCCAACCAGACAGATGCTGTCAAGTGGAGGCTACGTAACCACATGGCTTTCCTGGTGGACAATCTGCAGTACTACCTACAG gtGGACGTGCTGGAGTCTCAGTTCTCTCAGCTGCTGCAGCAGATCAACTCCACCAGAGACTTTGAGAGCATCCGGCTGGCCCACGACCACTTCCTTAGCAACCTGCTAGCACAGTCCTTCATCCTGCTCAAGCCA gtgttccactgtctgaatgagATCCTGGAGCTGTGTCACAACTTCTGCTCATTGGTCAGCCAGAACGTGGCTCCGCTGGATGAGAGAGGAACAGCCCAACTGGACATCTTGGTCAAG GGTTTCAGTCGTCAGTCCTTCCTGCTCTTCAAGATCCTGTCAGGTGTCAGAAACCACCAGATCAACTCTGACCTGGCTCAGCTGCTGCTCAGGCTGGACTACAACAAGTACTACACCCAGTCAGGAGGTACCCTGGGCAG TTTCTGA
- the LOC118936602 gene encoding protein CDKN2AIP homolog A-like has protein sequence MAEGRSGEDIVSEYLDQNPHLVEWVESLRGGHETNKQWHARREFFLRNMETFPTVQPGFPSPSLDRLLSLSICWANHIFLGCRYPQPVMDRIKEMAEGVVVNDAPVRKTRDEILGKGKRTAGGDDDSCAKRTKPGNPFKQGPPPQAPAEHQPFFNRLYKAVAWKLVSAGGFGPNLDHFEILRACTESSKESLSCVFVPLKDIPDLPAARSQKEGQVCELRCQTVYLGTGYGRDEAAARAMASKEALKAFQGRKVMVKICRRRFNGRDVEDLVLLDDQPRNPGFPPAISYPFQPEQQGDGPS, from the exons ATGgcggaggggaggagtggagaggacatTGTTTCAGAGTACCTGGACCAGAACCCCCACCTGGTCGAGTGGGTGGAGTCACTCCGAGGAGGGCATGAGACCAACAAGCAGTGGCATGCCAGACGAGAGTTTTTCCTGAGGAACATGGAGACGTTCCCCACAGTCCAGCCGGgcttccccagccccagtctggACAGGCTGCTCTCACTGTCCATATGCTGGGCCAACCACATCTTCTTGGGCTGCAG ATACCCTCAACCTGTCATGGACAGGATCAAGGAAATGGCAGAGGGAGTGGTTGTCAATGATGCTCCAGTTCGAAAGACCAGAGATGAAATCTTGGGGAAAGGAAAGAGGACTGCAG GGGGCGACGACGACAGCTGCGCCAAGCGGACCAAGCCTGGGAACCCCTTCAAgcaaggccctcccccgcagGCACCGGCCGAGCACCAGCCCTTCTTCAACCGCCTCTACAAGGCTGTGGCGTGGAAGCTGGTGTCGGCAGGGGGCTTCGGCCCCAACCTGGACCACTTTGAAATCCTGCGTGCCTGCACTGAGTCGTCCAAAGAGAGCCTGAGCTGCGTCTTTGTGCCCCTGAAGGACATCCCCGACCTGCCTGCGGCGCGCTCCCAGAAGGAGGGCCAGGTGTGCGAGCTGCGCTGCCAGACAGTCTATCTGGGCACGGGCTACGGGCGTGACGAGGCAGCCGCCAGGGCCATGGCATCCAAGGAGGCCCTCAAGGCCTTCCAGGGGCGCAAGGTGATGGTGAAGATCTGCCGGCGGCGGTTCAATGGTAGGGATGTAGAGGATCTGGTGCTACTGGATGATCAGCCCAGGAACCCGGGCTTCCCTCCCGCTATCAGCTACCCCTTCCAGCCAGAGCAGCAGGGAGACGGGCCGTCGTAG
- the LOC110506841 gene encoding cocaine- and amphetamine-regulated transcript protein-like: MESSRLWTRAVVCAVLLSIVLSAEIDYSDSELDFDTRSVRDFYPKDPNLTNEKQLLGALHDVLKKLQTKRLPFWEKKFGQVPTCDVGEQCAVRKGARIGKMCDCPRGAFCNSYLLKCL; the protein is encoded by the exons ATGGAGAGCTCCAGGCTATGGACCAGAGCGGTGGTTTGCGCGGTGTTGCTGTCCATCGTTCTTAGTGCTGAAATTGACTACTCGGATTCCGAACTGGACTTCGACACAAGAAGTGTGAGAGACTTCTACCCCAAAGATCCGAATTTGACCAACGAAAAGCAACTG CTTGGAGCACTACATGACGTTCTTAAAAAGCTGCAGACCAAGAGACTTCCATTCTGGGAAAAGAAATTCGGCCAAGTCCCTACG TGCGACGTTGGAGAGCAGTGCGCAGTGAGAAAGGGCGCGAGAATCGGCAAAATGTGCGACTGTCCTCGCGGAGCTTTCTGCAACTCTTACCTGCTCAAGTGCTTGTGA